A window of Mycolicibacterium holsaticum DSM 44478 = JCM 12374 genomic DNA:
ATGCGTTGTTTGAACCCCTCGGCCTGCTCCAGCAGGTTCTCGACCACCTCGTCGGTCTCGATGGCCTTGCGATTGTAGATCTTGACCAACACCTGGTTCTTGAATTCCAGTGCGGCTTCGATCTTTTCGACCAGCAGCACGGGATCGCGGACATCGGCGACACGAATTCCGATGCGGGCGATCTTGTCCTGGTAGCAGGGGCCGATACCGCGGCCGGTGGTGCCGATCTTTTTGCTGCCCGCGTAGCGTTCCACGACCTTGTCGATCGCCACGTGATACGGCATCAGCAGATGCGCGTCCGCGGAGATCAGCAGCCGCTCGGTGTCGACGCCGCGGTCCTCCAGCCCCTTCAGCTCGGTGAGCAGCACACCGGGATCGACCACCACACCGTTGCCGATGACGTTGGTGACGCCGGGGGTGAGGATCCCCGATGGGATCAGGTGAAGGGCAAAGTTCTCGCCGGTGGGCAGCACGACGGTATGGCCGGCGTTGTTGCCGCCCTGGTAGCGCACCACCCACTGGACACGCCCACCGAGTAGATCGGTGGCTTTTCCTTTGCCCTCGTCGCCCCATTGGGCGCCGATGAGCACGATTGCCGGCATGGCTCGGTCCTCGCAGTCCCGCTACTCTTGCATCAACACTTTGCAGCCGGTGAGCTACCTTATCCCAGCCCCATGTGAGGAGCCGCGTTGAGCGCCGCTGACGCCGTGGTGTTGCTGTTCGGCGGCCGCGAACTGCCCCGCGCGCTGCGCGGTTTGCCCGTTGCCGACACGCCCGACGCCCCGTGCCGCCGGATGATCGTCGTCGGGGCCCATGCCGAACTGGCGGGCGTGCTGACGCGGCTGCTGCGCACCGACCGGCTCGACGTCGAGGTCGCGCACGTGCGGCGCTGCTGGCAGGCACGTCGCGCGCTGCGCGGTGTCGCCACGCGGGTGCCGCTCATCCGCGACGAAACCGGCACCGTGATCGTCGGCGCGGCGGAATGGCACGGCGACCCGGTCGGCGCTGCGCTGCACGGCGAGGCCGTCGTCGACGACACCGTGCTGTTCGACGGGGAGGCGGCCGGGGTCCGCGTCACACCCACGCCGACGCTGCCCGGGCTGCGTGCGGCGGTGCTGCGCCGAGGCCGGTTGCGCTGGGTCACCGGCCGCGCCGTCCAGCTGGGCACGACGGGTGCGGTCGTCCTGCGCGACGGGGTGCCGGCGCCGCGGCCGGTACGGCGCTCGACGTTCTACCGGCACACCGAAGGCTGGCTGCGGGTCGGCTGATGCGATGCGCCGCGCCGAGATCGACGAAACGGCGGACTTCTCTCGCACTTTTTCGCCCGGTTGTCCCTTTGGGCGAAACTGGCGGGATCGGTAGCGTCCGAGTCGTGACCGTCCGTCCGCTGAACCAGTCGGTGCGCCCCAGCCCGATCTTCCTGGCGATCGTCGCGCTGACGGCGCTCGGCGGGGCGCTGGCGTGGGTGGCCGCCGACGCGGCAGAACCGCTGGCCTACGTCGGGGTGTTCGTCTTCGTCATCGCCGGCTGGGTGGTGACGTTGTGCCTGCACGAGTTCGCCCACGCCTTCACCGCGTGGCGCTTCGGTGACCACGACGTTCCCGTCCGGGGCTACCTGACCCTGAACCCGTTCAAGTACTCCAACCCGCTGCTGTCGATCGGGTTGCCGATCCTGATCATCGCGATCGGCGGTATCGGGCTGCCCGGCGGCGCGGTGTGGGTGCGCACGTCGTTCATGACCAAACGCCAGAAGACGCTGGTCAGCCTCGCAGGGCCGGCCACCAACCTGGTCTTCGCGATCTTGCTGCTGACCCTCACCGCGTCGATGCGTGACCCACAGCGCTCGGTGTTCTGGTCTGCGGTGGCGTTCCTGGGCTTCCTGCAGGTGACCGCGTTCGTGCTCAACATGCTGCCGATCCCCGGCCTCGACGGCTACGGCGCGCTGGAACCGCACCTGAGCCCCGACACCCAGCGCGCGCTGCAGCCCGCCAAGCAGTGGGGTTTTTTCATCCTGCTGATCCTGCTGCTGGCACCCGGGCTCAACCAGTGGTTCTGGAACGTCGTGCTGTGGTTCTTCGACTTCTCCGGTGTGCCGCGGCAGCTGGTGGGCGCCGGCAGCGCGCTGACCCGGTTCTGGTCCGCCTGGC
This region includes:
- a CDS encoding site-2 protease family protein, translating into MTVRPLNQSVRPSPIFLAIVALTALGGALAWVAADAAEPLAYVGVFVFVIAGWVVTLCLHEFAHAFTAWRFGDHDVPVRGYLTLNPFKYSNPLLSIGLPILIIAIGGIGLPGGAVWVRTSFMTKRQKTLVSLAGPATNLVFAILLLTLTASMRDPQRSVFWSAVAFLGFLQVTAFVLNMLPIPGLDGYGALEPHLSPDTQRALQPAKQWGFFILLILLLAPGLNQWFWNVVLWFFDFSGVPRQLVGAGSALTRFWSAWL
- a CDS encoding peptidase M50; translated protein: MSAADAVVLLFGGRELPRALRGLPVADTPDAPCRRMIVVGAHAELAGVLTRLLRTDRLDVEVAHVRRCWQARRALRGVATRVPLIRDETGTVIVGAAEWHGDPVGAALHGEAVVDDTVLFDGEAAGVRVTPTPTLPGLRAAVLRRGRLRWVTGRAVQLGTTGAVVLRDGVPAPRPVRRSTFYRHTEGWLRVG